Proteins from a single region of Bactrocera neohumeralis isolate Rockhampton unplaced genomic scaffold, APGP_CSIRO_Bneo_wtdbg2-racon-allhic-juicebox.fasta_v2 cluster10, whole genome shotgun sequence:
- the LOC126765593 gene encoding uncharacterized protein LOC126765593: MRFLVDSGSVISLMPKPAINHTLTEDDLTFFAANGTVIRTYGRKVITLDFNIRRTFNWPLIITDVKSAILGADFLVHFALLLDLKGRCLIDTTSSCTTQGTLFEAMVHSISTIDRSICPGAHDAKYLQLLNQFIDTTHPSTNPVTATDSQVAHHIETTGPPVFERPRRLTGEKLQIIFSYLTSCYIMA, translated from the coding sequence ATGAGATTCCTTGTCGATTCTGGATCAGTAATCTCTCTCATGCCCAAGCCCGCCATCAATCACACGCTCACAGAAGATGATCTGACTTTCTTCGCAGCCAATGGGACCGTTATCCGAACCTACGGTCGAAAAGTCATCACCCTTGACTTCAATATTCGCCGTACATTTAATTGGCCTTTAATAATCACAGATGTTAAGTCAGCCATTCTCGGCGCAGACTTCCTGGTCCACTTTGCATTGCTCCTAGATCTCAAAGGACGATGTCTCATCGATACAACCTCGTCATGCACAACTCAGGGCACACTATTTGAGGCCATGGTACACAGCATTTCAACAATCGATCGCTCAATCTGTCCTGGTGCACATGACGCCAAATACCTGCAATTACTCAACCAATTCATCGACACAACTCATCCCAGCACCAATCCTGTCACAGCCACTGACAGTCAAGTCGCTCATCACATTGAGACAACTGGGCCACCAGTATTTGAGCGCCCACGACGTCTCACCGGCGAGAAACTACAAATAATCTTTAGCTATTTGACCTCCTGCTACATCATGGCGTGA
- the LOC126765592 gene encoding uncharacterized protein LOC126765592, protein MTTNDPTVTISDAADEAQNTASIVAMSSCKLPQFWSIQPRLWFVQVEAVLQVARITNDASRYNQIVSALDTDAMLQLADFLQNPPETYKYAKLQDDILKQFSESSDRQLHRALTEVQLDDKKPSQLLRQLRILMGDRVSEDLLRIKWLAPLTSRCLKLLRDAPPDELAEVADELMETQARHSVMATHHQPAQAAHRGDKFENTLLTSMAKDLSGLKLAIADLVTCIKDQGITRDRPQPASGRFQQSSSKEEPASDKKKFCYYHRLYGSRAKKCERSCTFDSSAEN, encoded by the coding sequence ATGACCACAAACGACCCAACTGTGACCATCAGTGACGCCGCCGATGAAGCCCAGAACACTGCATCAATTGTAGCTATGTCCAGCTGCAAACTGCCGCAGTTCTGGTCCATCCAGCCTCGTTTGTGGTTTGTTCAAGTTGAAGCAGTGTTACAGGTGGCCCGTATAACGAATGACGCATCACGTTACAATCAAATCGTTAGTGCTTTGGACACTGATGCTATGTTACAGCTAGCGGACTTCTTGCAGAATCCACCAGAGACCTACAAGTACGCGAAGCTGCAGGACGATATATTGAAGCAGTTTTCAGAATCCAGCGACCGCCAGCTTCACCGAGCGCTTACGGAGGTTCAACTCGATGATAAAAAGCCTAGCCAGCTCCTGCGCCAGCTCAGAATTCTCATGGGCGACAGGGTCTCAGAAGACTTACTGCGTATAAAATGGTTGGCACCATTAACCAGCCGGTGTCTCAAACTACTCAGAGATGCCCCTCCAGATGAGCTTGCTGAAGTTGCAGACGAGCTAATGGAAACCCAGGCTCGTCATTCCGTTATGGCTACACATCACCAGCCTGCCCAGGCAGCACACAGGGGCGACAAATTCGAAAATACTCTGCTCACCAGCATGGCAAAGGACTTGTCAGGCCTTAAACTTGCCATAGCCGACCTGGTGACTTGTATCAAGGACCAGGGAATTACTCGAGACCGACCCCAACCTGCATCTGGCCGTTTCCAGCAGTCATCATCGAAGGAAGAGCCAGCCTCAGACAAAAAGAAGTTCTGCTACTATCACCGTCTCTATGGGTCCAGAGCCAAAAAGTGCGAGCGTTCTTGCACCTTCGACTCATCGGCGGAAAACTAA
- the LOC126765401 gene encoding uncharacterized protein LOC126765401 → RTNRYTVLTNSISTERKATGYDDSSTVSDILTLMNSTRSFIVVTAHFFNTANNCTPESEHEMVTLTARRMYQAHTADYIKECFENITDEFSIEKGCILSITTDGGANMVAAVKKFLEDGKKIPCIAHLLNLIVDGATRDNPPVLQIANRVKAIVT, encoded by the exons agaacaaaccgttataccgttttaacaaactcaataagcacAGAGCGAAAAGCAACCGGTTACGATGACAGTTCGACGGTGAGTGATATATTAACTCTCATGAACTCGACACGAAGTTTCATCGTAGTAACAGCGCATTTTTTTAACACAGCAAATAACTGCACTCCTGAATCTGAACATGAGATGGTGACATTGACAGCGCGAAGAATGTATCAG GCACACACTGCTGATTATATAAAAGaatgctttgaaaatattaccGACGAGTTTTCAATAGAAAAGGGTTGCATCTTATCAATTACCACTGATGGTGGTGCTAACATGGTTGCTGCAGTGAAGAAATTTTTGGAAGACGGAAAAAAAATTCCTTGCATCGCACATTTGTTGAATTTAATAGTGGATGGCGCAACAAGAGATAATCCACCAGTTCTTCAAATTGCCAATCGTGTCAAAGCCATTGTAACATAA